A window of Deinococcus aerophilus genomic DNA:
CCAGTCCTCCAGGCATGCTGCTCAGCGTGAAGTTCTCGGTGTAGCCGTCCCCCTGGGTGGTCACCCGGACCACCCCCCCCGAGGCGTCCAGCGAGGTCACGGGCCCCGGCAGATCGGCGCGGCCCAGCACCCGGCCCGAACCGCTGAAGGTGTACACCACCGGCCCGATCCCCACGAAGGTCAGGCCGCCCACCTCCAGCGGGCCGCTCAGCTCACCCAGTGCCGGGGGAAAGCGGCGCTCCCACACCAGCCGCGCGCCGTCCTCGTAGCGCAGGGTACGGCCCTCCAGCACCGGGGCGGCGTGTCCCCAGTTCCACAGGGCCAGCAGGGTCAGCAGTCCGCTCCACCGCCCGCCAGCGTGCCTCACGCTCCGCCTCGCCTGGCAACGACCGGAAAGGCGAGCAGGTGGGCGGCCCGCACCGCCATCACGGCTCCGCCCGCGAGCAGATCGGCCACCCCACCGCAGCGCAGGGCCAGCAGCAGCCCCAGCGGCACGGCCACCGCCGTGGCAAACGGCACGGCATTGAGCTGCAGCGCTGGTTGCAACGTGGCCCGGTACAGCGGAATCAGGGCCAGGGCCAGCGCCAGCGTGCCCAGCAGGGTCACTGGCGCCGCCGCCAGCAGCGCCCCCAGAAGCGGAGCGATGCCGGCACCGCCCCGGAACCGGAAATACAGCGGGTAGCAGTGCCCCAGCACCACGAACAGCGTTGCGAGCCACGTCATCTCCGGCACCAGCCAGCGGGCCAGCAGCACGGCAAGCACACCCTTGAGGATGTCTCCGGCGCCCACCAGGATGGCCGCGCGGCGCCCATACTGCCGGTAGGTGCCGCTGCCGCCGGGCAGGTCATGTGCGCGGATGTCCGCGCCGCGCCGCCGCGAGTACAGCACGCCCATCACCAGGGATCCGAGCAGGTAGGACAGGAGGGCGACCAGCGCGGACAGCATACGCGCCGCATTGTAGGGCAGCCCGCCCGCAAAAGCGGCGCTCCCCAGGCGTGGGCATCCGTGCAGGCGGGCCAGTGGTTCCGCTGCTCTAGACTCCGGCAGATGAGCACGCACGATCCCGCAGTGCCGGACCGGCCCACGGCGCCGGACCGCGCCGCCCTGTCGCGCGAGGAACTGCGCCGCTACTCGCGCCAGCTGCTCGTGCCCGAGTGGCACGCGGCGAATGCCCAGGAACGGCTGGGGCGGGCCTCGGTGCTGGTGGTGGGGGCCGGCGGGCTGGGGGGGCCGGTGATCGCGCAGCTCGCGGGAGCGGGCGTGGGATCCCTGCTGATTGCCGACGGAGACACCGTGGGCCTCAGCAACCTGCACCGGCAGGTGCTTTTTTCAGCCGAGGATGTGGGCCGCTCCAAGGCCGAGGTCGCGGCCGCCCGCGCTCAGGCCATCAATCCGCACGTCCGGGTGCAGACGGCGCCCGCCGTGAACGCCGCCAATCTGGACGGCCTGCTGGAGCGGGTCACCCTCGCCGTCGACGCCACCGACAACTTCGAGACCCGCTACGCTGTGGCCGACGCCTGCGTGCGGCTGGGGCGCGAGTGGGTGTGGGGCGCGGCAAGTGGGGTCAGCGGCATGGTCAGTGTGTTTGGCCCCGGACTGGGACTGCGCGACGTCTTTCCCGATCCCAGCGGCGCACCGTCGTGCGACGAGGCTGGGGTGTTGGGTCCGGTGCCCAACCTGGTGGGCAGCATGATGGCCCTGGAAGCCCTCAAGGTGCTGGGCGGCGTGGGGGAGCCGCTGCGCGGGCGCCTGTGGACCCTGGACGCCCTGTCGGGACGCAGCCGCATCCTGTCTCTGGCAGCGGCCACCGGTCTCTGAAAATCACAAATTCTCGTGCTGCACAGGGGCCAGAATCTTTCAATGACACTTATTGAACCTGCAAAGTGTGCTAAGCTGCATTTGAGCGACGAACTTCGGCTCAATTCCTGCAGGGAGGTTCAGGCATGACCAGAATGAACAGACCCGAAAGCGAAGCGGCTTCCAGAACATCGTCCGGCACGGGCAACAAGATTGCCAAGACCCAGATCGTGGACCACGTGGCAGAGCAGACGAGCCTGAACCGCAAACAGGCCGGCGAGGCGGTCAGCGCCATGCTCGACTGCATGATCTCGGCGCTGCGGGAGGGCCGGCGGGTGGGCCTGCCCGGCCTGGGCACCCTGAGCGTAACCCAGACTGCCGCGCGCACCGGAGTGCGCCCCGGCACCAGCCAGCGCATCCAGATTCCTGCCGGCAAGAAGGTGGCCTTCAAGGTCGCCAGCACCCTCAAGCAACAGCTCTAGGCGGCCGTGCCGGGCTGCGGCCCACGTGAGGGGCGAACCCGGGCCAGCCCCGCAGTTGCGCCCCTCCTCCTCCTTATCGTGGCCGCCCCAACTTTTAAGTGATCTTCATCATGGCGGCCCGCTGGCTTCCTTTGTGACCTCCCCTACCGGTCCCCCGGCGGGGGGTGGGTACCTTGGTCGGATGAGAAAATCGACAGGATTGATGCTGGCCGTGCTGGCAGGCAGTGTGCTGGGCAGCGTGGCTGCGGCCAAGCCCATCGTGGTGGGCAGCAAACTTGACCCCGAGGCCCAGATTCTGGGACAGATGATCGTGCTGACGCTGAAGAATGCCGGCTTGGACGTCACCGACAAGACCAACCTGGGCGATACCGGAGTGAACCGCAAGGCCATTCTGGCCGGTGAAATCGACGTGTACCCCGAGTACACCGGCAACGCGGTGTACCTGTTTCCCGCCGCCAAGATCACGTCCAAGCAGGCGGGCAATCCCGGCACCATCTACGGCTTGGCTCGCCAGCTGGACAGCAAGAACGGCATCACGTGGCTCAAGCCCGCCAGCGTCAACAACACCTGGGTCATCGCCGTGCCCGAGAAGCTCGCGAGCAGCGCGAAGCTGAGCAGTGTGGCCGATCTGGCCAAGTACCTCAATGCCGGCGGCAAGTTCAAGATGGCCGGCAGCCCCGAATTCTTTAACCGTCCCGATACCATGCCCGCTTTCGAGGCAACCTACGGCTTCAAGCTGAGCGCCGATCAGAAACTGGTGCTCGCGGGCGCGACCCCGCCCCAGACCCAGCAGGCCGCCGCCAACGGCACCAACGGCGTGAACGCAGCGATGGCCTACGGCACCGACGGCACCCTCTCGGCACTGAAGATGGTCGCCCTGAAAGACCCCAAGGGCGCGCAGGCGGTATACCAGCCGGCCGCGATCATCCGCACGGCGACCCTCAAGGCCAACCCGCAGATCGAGGCACTGCTGAACAAGACCTTCGCCACCCTCTCGCAGTCGACCCTGCAGGGCCTGAACGCCAAAGTAGCGCTGGAAGGCCGCACTGCCCGCGACGTGGCGCAGGAGTACCTCAAGGGCAAGGGGCTGATCAAGTGACGCCGGTCAGGTTGGGCCTTTTCCCCGTGTGGAACAAACAGTAACCATGGTCCAGCCTAACCGGAAGGGGGCGGCAGTCACGGAGACTGCCGCCCCGCTTCCGTCCCCGCCGCCCGGCCACGAAGCTGCCCGCTCCGACACCCAGGCGGTCCTGTGGCTGGCCGCCGTGCCCATGCTGGCGGCCGCCGCGCTGCCGTGGGTGCTGCTGCGGCCCAACCGACTGGCCCCCGGCGACTATCTGCGGCTGCCGGTTTCCCTGATCGTGCTGGTGGTGGCGCTGGCCCTGTTGCCGGCGCTGATTGCCCGCTGGCGACGCGCGGCGGTGTGGCTGCCCGCCGGAGCGGCCCTGGTGGCAGCCTTCTGGCTGCTGGGCACCCAGACCGCGGGCGCACTGGATGCGCAGACCTCTATTGCGCGGGCCAGCGCGGCCAGTGGGTTCTGGCTGTTCTTGCTGGGGGCGGGCACGGCCACCTACGGGGCAGGGCTGGCCGGTCAGCGCTCGGGTGGGGCGGCGCGGTGGCTGGCGTGGCTGTGGCTGCCTGCCATTGCAGCGCTGTTCCTGACCGGGCAGCTGTCCTCGTGGTCGGTGCTGATCGAGGGCCGCAACGAGGGACCGCGCTGGGTTCAGGAGCTGGCGCAGCACCTGCGGCTGGTGGGCAGCGCGCTGGGCCTGGCCGTCGTGATCGGCGTCCCGCTGGCAATCTGGGCGTCGGGGCGCGAGCGGGTGGCAGGGGCGGTGCTGGGTCTGGCCAACGCCGTACAGACGGTGCCCAGCCTCGCCCTGCTGGGCCTGCTGATCGCCCCACTCTCGGCGCTGGCCACCGCCTTTCCGCGCCTGCGCGAGCTGGGCATCAGCGGCATCGGGGTGGCCCCGGCGCTGACGGCCATGACGCTGTACGCGCTGCTGCCGGTGGTGCGCAACGGGGTGGTCGCCCTGACCGGCGTGCCGCCCGGCGCGGTGGACGCGGCCCGCGGCATGGGCATGACCCGCGCGCAGCGCTTCTGGCGGGTCCAGCTGCCGCTGGCGCTGCCGGTGTGGCTCACCGGCATCCGGCAGGCGGCCGTGCTGCTCGTGGGTGTGGCCGCCGTGGCCGCCCTGATCGGCGCGGGGGGGCTGGGCACCTATATCTTCAAGGGCCTGCAAAGTGCCGCCGCCGACCTGATCCTGCTGGGCGCGGTGCCCGCCGCACTGCTGGCCATCGGGCTGGACGCCGCGCTGCGCGGCCTGGAACGGCTGCTGGGCCGCCGCCTGGGGAGGGCGTGACATGATCGAACTGCAGCAGCTGGAAAAACGCTACGGCGAGACCCACGCCGTGCGCGACCTGAACCTGAGCTTTCCCGACGGCGAACTGACGGCCCTGCTCGGCCCCTCCGGCTGCGGCAAGACCACCACCCTGCGGATGATCAACCGCCTGATCGAGCCTTCGGGGGGGCGGGTGCTGCTCAACGGCCAGGACACGCGCGACCTGCGTCCCGAGGCGCTGCGGCGCGGCATCGGCTACGTGATTCAACAGATCGGTCTGTTTCCGCACCTCAGCGTGGCGCAGAACGTCGCCACCGTGCCCGACCTGCTGGGCCGGGACCGGGCGCAGACGCGCCGCCGGGTCGATGAGCTGCTGGAGCTGACCGGTCTGGACCCGGCGGTGTTCCGGGGCAAGAAACCCAGCGAGCTGTCGGGCGGACAGGCGCAGCGGGTGGGGGTGGCCCGCGCCCTGGCCGCCGATCCTCCGGTGCTGCTGATGGACGAGCCCTTCGGCGCACTTGACCCGCTGGCACGCGACACCCTGCAAGAAGCGTTCCGGGACATCCAGCGCCGCCTGCGCAAGACCGTCATCATGGTGACCCACGACATTGACGAGGCGCTGCGTCTGGGCGACCGGGTGGCGCTGATGCGGGCGGGACAGCTCGAGCAGTTCGGCACCCCCGACGACCTGATCCACCGCCCGGCCAGCGGGTTCGTGCGGCAGTTCCTGGGCGAGGACGCCACCCTGCGGCAACTCGCTGGACGCAACGTGACCGAGTTCCTGACGCCGGGCAGCGGACAGGCCGGGCTGCCGACCATCGAGGCGGCACTGAACGCCCGCAGCGCCCTGAGCGTCATGTTGCGCGAGGGCAGCGACGCCCTGAACGTCGTGCGTGATGGGGTGACGGTGGGCACCGTGACCTGGGCCGCCCTGCGCGGGGATGAGGTCGCCCCATCCTCCCGCGGGGTGGGCGGGTGATCCGCGTCAATGTCCGCGCCGCGCCCGTGGTCCGCCCGGCCCGGCGCATGGGGTGGACCGCGCTGCTGTGGCCCGCGTTGCTGCTGCTTGGGCTGGTGCCCGGTGCCCTCGCTCCGCTGATCAACTCCCTGCAGCTGGGAGAGGTGCCGGCCAGCTTCGATCCGCCCCTGTGGCGGCTGACGCTGACCCACCTGGGACTGGTGTTGCTGTCGACCGTGGTGGTCGTGCTGATCGGGCTGCCCATCGCGGTGGCCGTGACCCGTCCTCGCCGCGAGGCCCTGCGGCAACTCGCCGAAACCCTGGTCGGGCTGGGGCAGACGGTGCCCACCTTCGCCATTCTCGCGCTGGCGGTGCCGGTGCTGGGCTTTGGCTGGAAGCCCACGCTGCTGGGCCTGATCGCGTACGGCCTGGTGCCGGTGGTCAGCAATGCGGTGGCGGGCCTGCAGGCCGTTGATCCCGGCGCGCTGGACGCTGCCCGCGGCATGGGCATGACGGCGTGGCAGCGGCTGCGGCGGGTCGAGCTGCCGCTGGCCCTGCCGGTCATTCTGGCCGGCGTGCGCACCACCACGGTCTACAACGTCGGCACGGCCACGGTCGGCGCGGCGCTGGGGGCGGGCGGCCTGGGCGGACCAATCATCAACGGCCTGTCGCAGCAGAACACGGCCCTCGTGCTGGTCGGCGCTGTGCTGGCCGCCCTGCTGGCCCTGAGTCTGGACGCCCTGCTGGGCCTGCTGACCCCCGGACGGGCGCTGCAGGACACCTGACGGGAAGCCGCAACTGTAACGAGAGGTGTATTTCTCACTGTGCCGGCGTATTCTGGTGGGCATGTGGGACCCCTGGATCGCGTCTGGCTCTACGGGTCACCCCTGGACAATCCTGAACCAGCTGGCCCGGTCTGTTGTGCCGGGCCGGTTTGTTCAGGGAGACCCCTCCCCCGCGCGGCCTGCGGCGCAGTCGCCACGAGGGAACAGGGCACCCGATGAAAGGAGGCTCCTTGAAGCACATGGCTTTTGAAATCGGCGAGCGGGTGGTTTTGCCCCCCTACGGTCTTGGCGTGGTGAGTGGCACCTGCGAGCGTCCGCTGGACGGGCAGAACCACACCTATTACGAGCTGTGTTTCTCCCATACAGCCAGCCGCGCGTATGTACCCGTAGCGGCTCCGGAGGGCGCGGGCATGCGGGCAGCCCTCACCGAGCAGG
This region includes:
- a CDS encoding HesA/MoeB/ThiF family protein — translated: MSTHDPAVPDRPTAPDRAALSREELRRYSRQLLVPEWHAANAQERLGRASVLVVGAGGLGGPVIAQLAGAGVGSLLIADGDTVGLSNLHRQVLFSAEDVGRSKAEVAAARAQAINPHVRVQTAPAVNAANLDGLLERVTLAVDATDNFETRYAVADACVRLGREWVWGAASGVSGMVSVFGPGLGLRDVFPDPSGAPSCDEAGVLGPVPNLVGSMMALEALKVLGGVGEPLRGRLWTLDALSGRSRILSLAAATGL
- a CDS encoding ABC transporter ATP-binding protein; this encodes MIELQQLEKRYGETHAVRDLNLSFPDGELTALLGPSGCGKTTTLRMINRLIEPSGGRVLLNGQDTRDLRPEALRRGIGYVIQQIGLFPHLSVAQNVATVPDLLGRDRAQTRRRVDELLELTGLDPAVFRGKKPSELSGGQAQRVGVARALAADPPVLLMDEPFGALDPLARDTLQEAFRDIQRRLRKTVIMVTHDIDEALRLGDRVALMRAGQLEQFGTPDDLIHRPASGFVRQFLGEDATLRQLAGRNVTEFLTPGSGQAGLPTIEAALNARSALSVMLREGSDALNVVRDGVTVGTVTWAALRGDEVAPSSRGVGG
- a CDS encoding ABC transporter permease, with product MGWTALLWPALLLLGLVPGALAPLINSLQLGEVPASFDPPLWRLTLTHLGLVLLSTVVVVLIGLPIAVAVTRPRREALRQLAETLVGLGQTVPTFAILALAVPVLGFGWKPTLLGLIAYGLVPVVSNAVAGLQAVDPGALDAARGMGMTAWQRLRRVELPLALPVILAGVRTTTVYNVGTATVGAALGAGGLGGPIINGLSQQNTALVLVGAVLAALLALSLDALLGLLTPGRALQDT
- a CDS encoding ABC transporter permease, with protein sequence MLAAAALPWVLLRPNRLAPGDYLRLPVSLIVLVVALALLPALIARWRRAAVWLPAGAALVAAFWLLGTQTAGALDAQTSIARASAASGFWLFLLGAGTATYGAGLAGQRSGGAARWLAWLWLPAIAALFLTGQLSSWSVLIEGRNEGPRWVQELAQHLRLVGSALGLAVVIGVPLAIWASGRERVAGAVLGLANAVQTVPSLALLGLLIAPLSALATAFPRLRELGISGIGVAPALTAMTLYALLPVVRNGVVALTGVPPGAVDAARGMGMTRAQRFWRVQLPLALPVWLTGIRQAAVLLVGVAAVAALIGAGGLGTYIFKGLQSAAADLILLGAVPAALLAIGLDAALRGLERLLGRRLGRA
- a CDS encoding HU family DNA-binding protein, coding for MTRMNRPESEAASRTSSGTGNKIAKTQIVDHVAEQTSLNRKQAGEAVSAMLDCMISALREGRRVGLPGLGTLSVTQTAARTGVRPGTSQRIQIPAGKKVAFKVASTLKQQL
- a CDS encoding glycerol-3-phosphate acyltransferase — encoded protein: MLSALVALLSYLLGSLVMGVLYSRRRGADIRAHDLPGGSGTYRQYGRRAAILVGAGDILKGVLAVLLARWLVPEMTWLATLFVVLGHCYPLYFRFRGGAGIAPLLGALLAAAPVTLLGTLALALALIPLYRATLQPALQLNAVPFATAVAVPLGLLLALRCGGVADLLAGGAVMAVRAAHLLAFPVVARRGGA
- a CDS encoding glycine betaine ABC transporter substrate-binding protein is translated as MRKSTGLMLAVLAGSVLGSVAAAKPIVVGSKLDPEAQILGQMIVLTLKNAGLDVTDKTNLGDTGVNRKAILAGEIDVYPEYTGNAVYLFPAAKITSKQAGNPGTIYGLARQLDSKNGITWLKPASVNNTWVIAVPEKLASSAKLSSVADLAKYLNAGGKFKMAGSPEFFNRPDTMPAFEATYGFKLSADQKLVLAGATPPQTQQAAANGTNGVNAAMAYGTDGTLSALKMVALKDPKGAQAVYQPAAIIRTATLKANPQIEALLNKTFATLSQSTLQGLNAKVALEGRTARDVAQEYLKGKGLIK